Within the Caldisericia bacterium genome, the region AGAGGTGTAGGTGTTATTCCTGTAACAACCACATATTTACCATTTCTGTTGTTTTTTATCCTGTTCCATACAGAGAGTTTAACCTTTGCAATGTAATCTCCATACTTTATAATATCTTCTTCTGAAAAACCAAGCATTCTGGCAATCTCTTCAATTCTTTCTACCTTTGCGTTTCTACTTATTTCAAGGTCACTCTTCATCTTCAATCCTCCTTAGAGAAAAAACTACAAGGTTTTTTTCATCTATACAAGGAACCTCCACCTCCCCATCTTCCTCCCATAGAATTTTTCCTCCCATACGCATAACCTGAATCCAGGGATAAAGAACATAGAAAGCATGCATACATAAACCTTCTGGAGTTATGGCATCTTCTACAATCCATCTATCTCCAATTCTGTGTCCCAAGGGACACTTTCCTCTTACCTTCTTCACCTTTATCTCTATTTTCATTTAGGGAAAAATTTTACCACAAATTTAGCCTTTTACAAACTTTATTATATAATTTAATAGGAGAGATGAACAGAAAAGTTTTTGTTATCTTAACTGTTTTTGTTTTACTGGTTTTCCTAACTGGGTGTTTTGGTGGACTTACCGATTCTTTCTTTACAATAAATGTGTCTGGAACAGAGGGGGTAACATTCAGTGGTTACTATAAAGTAACAAAGAATACAGGAGAAACGATCATAAAGGAGATTAAAGGGAC harbors:
- a CDS encoding TIGR04076 family protein produces the protein MKKVRGKCPLGHRIGDRWIVEDAITPEGLCMHAFYVLYPWIQVMRMGGKILWEEDGEVEVPCIDEKNLVVFSLRRIEDEE